The sequence TCTTTTCTACGCGTTTAGATCAGCCCAATTCTGTGGCATCTGCATCCACCACAATTTGTCAATCACAGAATGAGCTTACAGATGCTTTTCAAGGCATGGCACCATATCCATTATCTTCTGGCATTAAAAAGCCGCCCTACGATATATTTATTAATCATCGTGGCCCCGATGTGAAAAAGACGCTGGCAACCACTCTCTACAATATCCTAAATGGCATGGGCTTAAGGGTTTTTCTAGATTCAGAAGAGCTTGAATTGGGGGATTCCTTACCTAAAGAATTAGAAGAAGCAATGCGCAGTGCTTCGCTCCATTTAGCAATATTTTCCAAGAATTACGCCCAATCCCCATGGTGTTTGGCAGAGCTTTCGTTTATGCTCAAAACTGGCACCCAAATTGTACCTGTTTTCTACCATATACAACCTGATGATGATGTCCGATATGCTAGAGGAGCCTTTGCTGATGCATTTAGCCAGTACGAAGTGAAGAGAAGGCATACGCCAGAAAAGCTTCAGGAGTGGAAGAATGCACTCTACCATGTTTCCTATATTACCGGTCACATTGTGGATACAGAGGAGTGAGTTCCAAGTATCCTAACCCTTTTCTTATAAACTTTCTtccaaaattgtttaaattttattaTCTGTTATTTTTCCATTTGAACCGAGGTCAGTGTTTGAAGCATGTTTGTTGTTGTGTTTGGTTCCGCTGTTGTTGTATATGGCTAGTGACGAGGTAGGGGTGCTCAAAAATATTGTTAATTGTGTTTTGAAAGTTATGAAAACTGTGCCCTTTGTGGTCGCCAAACATCCAGTCGGCTTAGATGAAGCAGTAAATGACTTTGAAAGGGCAACAATTCAATCTGCAGAAAACAATCATCGTGTGCAAATTGTGGGATTATGGGGCATGGGTGGCTCCGGCAAAACCACTCTTGCCAAACATTTTTATAACAACAAATATAAAACTATGGAAAGGTTTGGTTTTCTATTTGACGTTAGAGAAGCTGCTGCTAAAGGTGAATTACATAACAAGCAGAAAGAACTACTGGAGGGCCTCGGTCTGAGAGGTGTACAAGTTAACAGTATAGAAGTGGGGAAAGATATGCTTGCTAGCGAATTAAGATCTGTTCGAGTATTGATAGTGGTGGATGATGTGGACGATGTGGAACAACTGGATGCACTATTGCCTAACACGGACAGTCTTGGATGGGGTAGCTTGGTTGTAGTCACAACAAGAGAATTTGAAGTGCTTAGATCTTGGGGCATTTCCACAGTTTATAAAATGAAACCACTGGATCCACATTATGCTGAACAACTTTTTTGCTGGCATGCTTTCTTACAATCATCACCATTTCAAGGGTTTGAGTCTTTAGTAAAAAGCTTTCTAAATGTTTGTGATGGATTACCATTGTCTTTAAAGATTTTTGGAGCACAGTTATATGGCAATTCCAGCAAAGATTATTGGAAGCATCAATTAGATAAGATTTCCAGAATACTACCTAAAAATGTGATAGGAAGGTTAAAAGTAAGTTATGATGCtttagatgatgaagaaaaagaaatatttttagaTATTGCATGTTTTTTCATTGGAGAGAAAAAAAATTTGGTCATTAATGTTTGGGATGGATCAAAGTGGAATGGTCTACACTGTTGGGAAAGGCTATTCAATAAGTGCCTTGTTGAACTTGATGATAATGATCATATAAGAATGCATGACCATTTAAGAGATTTGGGaagagaaattgcaaatcaacagtCACCATACCGTCTTTGGTTTCCACACCAGATTATTAAAATTTATGATCAAACACAGGTGTGATTAATATTTTAGCTGAATATCTCAGTTTTCAATGTGATGAgacattttttcaatatttttaatctGTTTCCTTGTTTCCAGGAATTATGAGTTCTTTTATAagattttgattaaatttttttaatttttaaatgaaaagaGTATCCGCATTCGAGGAATATCATCTACAACAGCTGGATCCACAAGTGGGTCTGAGGAGTTTCCACGATGTTCGCTGGGTGGGGAGGTCATGGTTGACACAAACCGAGGACCATATAGCCTCGCACCATCTTCGCTTGGACTGAAAATTTTTCAGgttaaaagaaattattataaaCAAATAATTGCTGATGTATCAAGAGAGTTGTTGTGGCTTCGGTGCTTTGACATTAGGCAGAGAAATCTTCGCTCATttatttcattggcaaatttgaggGTATTAGAACTCCATGAGCAGCAAGCTGATAGTCACTTAGAAGAGCTATGGGAGACTGACAGTGATGTAAGAGTCCTTTTAAGCTGTTTTAAAGCTTTTTTGCaaagattttataattattatGTTTCTGTCCATCTCATTGAAAATTTTCTGCAGGCTCCAGTGCAATTAAGAGGATTGATTATTTCCGGTTGTTATAACTTCAAGAGGTTTCCAGATTCAATAGGTTGTCTGAGTCATTTGAAAACAGTCGTCCTTAAGAGTGCCAGGTCCCTGAGGGGTCTCCCGAAAGAATTTTGCCTTCTACGATGGCTGGAGCATCTGCAAATCGAATGGTGTGTTAAGCTGTCATCATTACCTGACAGTTTCGGCAATTTGAACAACCTGCGGCATCTGGGTTTAGAGGGATGCCAGCAATTGAGTACATTGCCACACTCTTTTAAGGACTTGATATTACTGGAACATCTTGATCTAAACCAATGTGATAAACTCACCTTAAGGTCAGACATTCTGGAAAGCGTGAGAAAGCTCCAGTATGTGAACCTTTCTGGGTGCAAGCAATTGGAGGTTTTGCCCTCGAACATCACAAATCAGGAGTCGTTGAGAACTCTTGACTTACGTGGTTGCAGGAGCTTATGGGAGGTGCCAATGAACATTGGTCAGCTGAGCAAGTTGCGAGTGATGGAAATAGGGAGTGAGCTGTTGACAAGCTTGCCTAACTCTCTGGGAGATTTATCGTCTTTGACTGATCTCCGTATTGAAAACTGTCCCGGGCTTGAGAGTTTACCAGACTCGGTGGGTTGTCTTAATCTCTTAGAGAATCTGTATATAATCTTTTCAGGAGTAACATCTTTACCAATATCAGTGAGGCAACTGAGTAATCTACATACACTGGCCATAGACAACTCCTTAACGAGCGAATTGAATCTCGGGACGGGGTCATTTACTTTTTCTTTATGCCAACTAAAGTGTATGTACCTATCGTCAATAAAAGTTCACAAGATTTCTATCTCTCAAGACAGTTGTCCTGGGCTTGAGACTCTTCAAATTCTAAATATTCACAATCTCAGGGAGATAGAAGTTCTGCCGACTACAATTAAGGAACTAGATTTGAGAAGATGTGGAAATTTGAGGGACATCAGGGGTATTGCTGGTCTGGTAAGCATTCGAAAGCTGATAATAGAAACGTGTCCAGAGTTGGATGTGCTTCCCTGTTTTGCACAATCAGCTTCTCTCCAAGAATTTGTTTTCCGAGGTTGCTACGGAGTCAAGAAAATACAAGGTCTGGAATATTGCAAAGCATTGAAAGAGTTAAGAGCAGATACCAAGTGGGAAGTACAGGGTATAGAAAGTTTAGAGCCCCTGGAAAAATTGAAGTGTGTGGAGCTTAGAGCTAACAGGAGATCAGGTGTTGAGAGTTGCATTCAAAGCATGCAGGTAATAACGGCTTCTAGAAATTTAGAACTCTAATTATTTTCGTCTTATTGTGATATGG is a genomic window of Cryptomeria japonica chromosome 7, Sugi_1.0, whole genome shotgun sequence containing:
- the LOC131062401 gene encoding disease resistance protein RUN1 isoform X2; this encodes MASTSDFNTGRRPENENASQEIPATPSAPATYSVVSVFSSCFDWCSRFFSTRLDQPNSVASASTTICQSQNELTDAFQGMAPYPLSSGIKKPPYDIFINHRGPDVKKTLATTLYNILNGMGLRVFLDSEELELGDSLPKELEEAMRSASLHLAIFSKNYAQSPWCLAELSFMLKTGTQIVPVFYHIQPDDDVRYARGAFADAFSQYEVKRRHTPEKLQEWKNALYHVSYITGHIVDTEDDEVGVLKNIVNCVLKVMKTVPFVVAKHPVGLDEAVNDFERATIQSAENNHRVQIVGLWGMGGSGKTTLAKHFYNNKYKTMERFGFLFDVREAAAKGELHNKQKELLEGLGLRGVQVNSIEVGKDMLASELRSVRVLIVVDDVDDVEQLDALLPNTDSLGWGSLVVVTTREFEVLRSWGISTVYKMKPLDPHYAEQLFCWHAFLQSSPFQGFESLVKSFLNVCDGLPLSLKIFGAQLYGNSSKDYWKHQLDKISRILPKNVIGRLKVSYDALDDEEKEIFLDIACFFIGEKKNLVINVWDGSKWNGLHCWERLFNKCLVELDDNDHIRMHDHLRDLGREIANQQSPYRLWFPHQIIKIYDQTQSIRIRGISSTTAGSTSGSEEFPRCSLGGEVMVDTNRGPYSLAPSSLGLKIFQVKRNYYKQIIADVSRELLWLRCFDIRQRNLRSFISLANLRVLELHEQQADSHLEELWETDSDAPVQLRGLIISGCYNFKRFPDSIGCLSHLKTVVLKSARSLRGLPKEFCLLRWLEHLQIEWCVKLSSLPDSFGNLNNLRHLGLEGCQQLSTLPHSFKDLILLEHLDLNQCDKLTLRSDILESVRKLQYVNLSGCKQLEVLPSNITNQESLRTLDLRGCRSLWEVPMNIGQLSKLRVMEIGSELLTSLPNSLGDLSSLTDLRIENCPGLESLPDSVGCLNLLENLYIIFSGVTSLPISVRQLSNLHTLAIDNSLTSELNLGTGSFTFSLCQLKCMYLSSIKVHKISISQDSCPGLETLQILNIHNLREIEVLPTTIKELDLRRCGNLRDIRGIAGLVSIRKLIIETCPELDVLPCFAQSASLQEFVFRGCYGVKKIQGLEYCKALKELRADTKWEVQGIESLEPLEKLKCVELRANRRSGVESCIQSMQKWPGEILLCTRAVSDAVSLVNSFAFPTMYLVDSFTSKNIHSKTVLVQERLPSEDAIIVCFVVNCTCRSMILNMILKISSMNSHMFSTEVEEGRWFWIGLFTQRSRNHVAQMYNINTYSGEGEVEKGLLLMGEEQRLMQAIRDLWALLAN
- the LOC131062401 gene encoding disease resistance protein RUN1 isoform X1, whose translation is MASTSDFNTGRRPENENASQEIPATPSAPATYSVVSVFSSCFDWCSRFFSTRLDQPNSVASASTTICQSQNELTDAFQGMAPYPLSSGIKKPPYDIFINHRGPDVKKTLATTLYNILNGMGLRVFLDSEELELGDSLPKELEEAMRSASLHLAIFSKNYAQSPWCLAELSFMLKTGTQIVPVFYHIQPDDDVRYARGAFADAFSQYEVKRRHTPEKLQEWKNALYHVSYITGHIVDTEDDEVGVLKNIVNCVLKVMKTVPFVVAKHPVGLDEAVNDFERATIQSAENNHRVQIVGLWGMGGSGKTTLAKHFYNNKYKTMERFGFLFDVREAAAKGELHNKQKELLEGLGLRGVQVNSIEVGKDMLASELRSVRVLIVVDDVDDVEQLDALLPNTDSLGWGSLVVVTTREFEVLRSWGISTVYKMKPLDPHYAEQLFCWHAFLQSSPFQGFESLVKSFLNVCDGLPLSLKIFGAQLYGNSSKDYWKHQLDKISRILPKNVIGRLKVSYDALDDEEKEIFLDIACFFIGEKKNLVINVWDGSKWNGLHCWERLFNKCLVELDDNDHIRMHDHLRDLGREIANQQSPYRLWFPHQIIKIYDQTQSIRIRGISSTTAGSTSGSEEFPRCSLGGEVMVDTNRGPYSLAPSSLGLKIFQVKRNYYKQIIADVSRELLWLRCFDIRQRNLRSFISLANLRVLELHEQQADSHLEELWETDSDAPVQLRGLIISGCYNFKRFPDSIGCLSHLKTVVLKSARSLRGLPKEFCLLRWLEHLQIEWCVKLSSLPDSFGNLNNLRHLGLEGCQQLSTLPHSFKDLILLEHLDLNQCDKLTLRSDILESVRKLQYVNLSGCKQLEVLPSNITNQESLRTLDLRGCRSLWEVPMNIGQLSKLRVMEIGSELLTSLPNSLGDLSSLTDLRIENCPGLESLPDSVGCLNLLENLYIIFSGVTSLPISVRQLSNLHTLAIDNSLTSELNLGTGSFTFSLCQLKCMYLSSIKVHKISISQDSCPGLETLQILNIHNLREIEVLPTTIKELDLRRCGNLRDIRGIAGLVSIRKLIIETCPELDVLPCFAQSASLQEFVFRGCYGVKKIQGLEYCKALKELRADTKWEVQGIESLEPLEKLKCVELRANRRSGVESCIQSMQDLQKWPGEILLCTRAVSDAVSLVNSFAFPTMYLVDSFTSKNIHSKTVLVQERLPSEDAIIVCFVVNCTCRSMILNMILKISSMNSHMFSTEVEEGRWFWIGLFTQRSRNHVAQMYNINTYSGEGEVEKGLLLMGEEQRLMQAIRDLWALLAN